From Mytilus edulis chromosome 9, xbMytEdul2.2, whole genome shotgun sequence, the proteins below share one genomic window:
- the LOC139490075 gene encoding uncharacterized protein encodes MCLMGGLACKKLKDLFSEEFLIPLEGTDTHFQLEVQHLHLGRYVEMVKTGDFHDDLDIVTEVHSTSGDVAVKRPSADLDIFNPSRVIHATAAFATRRPRSWPWKQDRKAATFDKLQIPLPIQHPASIAISIYNREHDQNPINYDDYYCQRIMRATKEKKKK; translated from the exons ATGTGTTTAATGGGAG GGCTAGCTTGTAAAAAGTTAAAAGACTTATTTTCTGAAGAATTTCTGATACCATTGGAGGGAACTGATACACACTTCCAGTTGGAA GTACAGCATTTACACCTAGGAAGATATGTGGAAATGGTGAAGACTGGAGACTTCCATGATGACTTAGACATTGTAACTGAAGTCCATTCAACTTCAG GTGATGTAGCAGTCAAAAGACCGTCTGCTGATTTAGATATCTTTAATCCAAGTCGGGTGATCCATGCTACAGCAGCATTTGCTACAAGGAG GCCAAGGTCATGGCCATGGAAACAAGATAGGAAAGCAGCTACATTTGACAAGCTGCAGATTCCACTTCCTATTCAACATCCTGCCAGCATAGCTATTTCTATATACAACAG AGAACATGACCAGAATCCAATAAACTATGATGACTATTACTGTCAGAGGATTATGAGAGCTACAAAAGAG aaaaagaagaaatga